A single Cellulomonas sp. SLBN-39 DNA region contains:
- a CDS encoding glutathione S-transferase family protein: MPTEGAAAPGTTEERPADQGVYVTPGAEFSRDTRYITTRITTDGRDGWPVEAGRYRLVVSRACPWASRAIVVRRLLGLEDALPMGVCGPTHDWRSWTFDLDPGGVDPVLGIERLRDAYLARDPQYPRGITVPAIVDVPSGQVVTNDYAQMTLDLSTQWTAHHRPGAPDLYPDARRDEIDEVAALVYADVNNGVYRCGFAGSQESYDRAYARLFARLDWLEDRLRTQRYLVGETITEADVRLFTTLVRFDAVYHGHFRCNRSTLSAMPALWAYARDLYQTPGFGDTVDFVHIKEHYYRVQRDINPSGIVPGGPDLSGWWTPHGREQLGGRPFGDGTPPGPVHASEAVPADHAPQAP, from the coding sequence GTGCCCACGGAGGGCGCCGCCGCGCCGGGCACGACCGAGGAGAGGCCCGCCGACCAGGGCGTCTACGTCACACCGGGCGCCGAGTTCTCCCGCGACACGCGGTACATCACCACCAGGATCACCACGGACGGCCGGGACGGCTGGCCGGTCGAGGCCGGCCGCTACCGTCTCGTGGTCTCCCGCGCCTGCCCGTGGGCGAGCCGGGCGATCGTGGTGCGCCGGCTGCTGGGGCTGGAGGACGCGCTGCCCATGGGCGTGTGCGGGCCGACGCACGACTGGCGGTCGTGGACCTTCGACCTCGACCCGGGCGGCGTGGACCCCGTGCTGGGCATCGAACGCCTGCGCGACGCGTACCTGGCGCGCGACCCGCAGTACCCGCGCGGGATCACCGTGCCCGCGATCGTGGACGTGCCCAGCGGGCAGGTCGTGACCAACGACTACGCGCAGATGACGCTCGACCTGTCGACGCAGTGGACGGCGCACCACCGGCCCGGCGCGCCGGACCTGTACCCGGACGCGCGGCGCGACGAGATCGACGAGGTCGCCGCGCTCGTGTACGCCGACGTGAACAACGGCGTGTACCGGTGCGGGTTCGCCGGCTCGCAGGAGTCCTACGACCGCGCCTACGCGCGGCTGTTCGCGCGCCTGGACTGGCTGGAGGACCGCCTGCGCACGCAGCGGTACCTCGTCGGGGAGACGATCACCGAGGCGGACGTGCGGCTGTTCACCACGCTCGTGCGCTTCGACGCGGTCTACCACGGGCACTTCCGGTGCAACCGGTCGACGCTGAGCGCCATGCCGGCCCTGTGGGCGTACGCCCGGGACCTCTACCAGACACCGGGGTTCGGCGACACGGTGGACTTCGTGCACATCAAGGAGCACTACTACCGGGTCCAGCGGGACATCAACCCGTCGGGCATCGTGCCGGGCGGGCCGGACCTGAGCGGGTGGTGGACGCCCCACGGCCGCGAGCAGCTGGGCGGGCGGCCGTTCGGCGACGGGACCCCGCCGGGGCCGGTGCACGCGTCCGAGGCCGTGCCGGCCGACCACGCCCCGCAGGCGCCCTGA
- a CDS encoding LLM class F420-dependent oxidoreductase, which yields MTGTAAPSQPRVRVGVQLQPQHAGYGQIRDAVLRAEDLGVDVIFNWDHFFPLYGDPDGRHFECWTMLGAWAEQTERVEIGALVTCNSYRNPELLADMARTVDHISGGRLILGIGAGWFQRDYDEYGYEFGTPGTRIADLAQAMPRIRARWAAMNPAPTREIPVMIGGGGERKTLRIVAEHADVWHSFGDVETLRRKSGILDDHGAAVGRDTASLVTRSLGVDGQEPGEVGADLLAAGVGLVTLSTSGPDYDLGLVGRWVRWRDAQG from the coding sequence GTGACCGGAACCGCAGCCCCGTCCCAGCCCCGCGTGCGCGTGGGCGTCCAGCTCCAGCCCCAGCACGCCGGGTACGGCCAGATCCGCGACGCGGTGCTGCGTGCCGAGGATCTCGGCGTCGACGTGATCTTCAACTGGGACCACTTCTTCCCGCTCTACGGGGACCCCGACGGTCGGCACTTCGAGTGCTGGACGATGCTCGGGGCCTGGGCGGAGCAGACCGAGCGCGTCGAGATCGGTGCGCTCGTGACGTGCAACTCGTACCGCAACCCCGAGCTGCTGGCCGACATGGCCCGCACGGTCGACCACATCAGCGGCGGGCGGCTGATCCTCGGCATCGGCGCCGGCTGGTTCCAGCGGGACTACGACGAGTACGGGTACGAGTTCGGCACGCCGGGCACGCGGATCGCGGACCTGGCGCAGGCGATGCCGCGGATCCGGGCGCGCTGGGCCGCGATGAACCCGGCCCCCACCCGCGAGATCCCCGTGATGATCGGCGGCGGCGGCGAGCGCAAGACGCTGCGGATCGTGGCGGAGCACGCGGACGTGTGGCACTCGTTCGGCGACGTGGAGACCCTGCGGCGCAAGAGCGGGATCCTCGACGATCACGGCGCCGCGGTCGGCCGCGACACGGCGTCCCTCGTGACGCGCTCGCTGGGCGTCGACGGGCAGGAGCCGGGCGAGGTGGGCGCCGACCTGCTCGCGGCCGGCGTCGGGCTGGTCACGCTGAGCACGAGCGGCCCGGACTACGACCTCGGCCTCGTCGGGCGCTGGGTGCGCTGGCGGGACGCGCAGGGCTGA
- a CDS encoding MFS transporter: MTTTSARPAPPSAAPGTRPGLALLALALGGFGIGTTEFATMGLLPEIATDLGVDIPTAGHTITAYAVGVVLGAPTLAALGARLDRRRLLLLLMVAFTVGNVASAFAPTAESLVVARVLAGLPHGAYFGVGAVMGTAVVGPARRGRAVASMMAGLTVACAVGVPLAAVVGQSVGWRWAFVGVGALGLLTLAALAAWTPSLPADPAASVRSEVGALRNGPLWVAFGAGAVGFGGMFAVYSYVKPLLTDVTGLDVALVPAVLAAYGVGMTAGTLLGGRLADRSVLGTVVAGMVATIVVLVVIALVGPWAWAAVPAIVLLGVTSQVLGLALQTRLMDLSPDAPSLGAALCHSALNLGNAAGAFLGGLVIAAGWGLLAPAWVGAALTAVGLLVVVTVGRAPAPHR, encoded by the coding sequence GTGACCACCACGAGCGCGCGTCCGGCGCCGCCGTCGGCCGCCCCCGGTACCCGCCCGGGCCTGGCCCTGCTCGCGCTCGCGCTCGGCGGGTTCGGCATCGGGACCACCGAGTTCGCCACGATGGGGCTGCTGCCCGAGATCGCCACCGACCTCGGCGTCGACATCCCCACGGCCGGGCACACCATCACCGCCTACGCCGTGGGGGTCGTGCTCGGCGCTCCCACGCTGGCGGCCCTCGGTGCGCGCCTGGACCGGCGCCGGCTCCTGCTCCTCCTCATGGTCGCGTTCACCGTCGGCAACGTGGCGTCCGCGTTCGCGCCGACCGCCGAGTCCCTCGTCGTCGCCCGCGTGCTCGCGGGCCTGCCGCACGGGGCGTACTTCGGCGTCGGCGCCGTCATGGGCACGGCCGTCGTCGGCCCCGCGCGCCGCGGCCGCGCCGTCGCGTCGATGATGGCCGGCCTCACCGTGGCCTGCGCCGTCGGCGTCCCCCTGGCAGCCGTCGTCGGGCAGTCCGTGGGCTGGCGGTGGGCCTTCGTCGGCGTCGGCGCCCTCGGCCTGCTCACGCTGGCCGCGCTGGCCGCCTGGACGCCGTCGCTGCCGGCCGACCCCGCCGCGAGCGTGCGCAGCGAGGTCGGCGCGCTGCGCAACGGGCCGCTGTGGGTCGCGTTCGGCGCCGGCGCCGTCGGCTTCGGGGGCATGTTCGCCGTCTACTCCTACGTCAAGCCCCTGCTCACCGACGTGACCGGGCTCGACGTGGCGCTCGTGCCCGCCGTGCTCGCCGCGTACGGCGTGGGCATGACCGCCGGCACGCTCCTCGGCGGGCGCCTGGCGGACCGGTCCGTCCTCGGCACGGTCGTGGCCGGCATGGTCGCCACGATCGTCGTGCTCGTCGTCATCGCGCTGGTCGGCCCGTGGGCGTGGGCGGCCGTGCCCGCGATCGTGCTGCTCGGCGTCACGTCGCAGGTGCTGGGCCTGGCGCTGCAGACCCGCCTCATGGACCTCTCCCCGGACGCCCCGTCGCTGGGGGCCGCGCTGTGCCACTCGGCGCTCAACCTGGGCAACGCCGCGGGAGCCTTCCTCGGCGGCCTCGTCATCGCCGCCGGGTGGGGGCTGCTGGCCCCCGCGTGGGTCGGTGCGGCGCTCACGGCCGTGGGTCTGCTGGT
- a CDS encoding polysaccharide lyase family 1 protein, whose amino-acid sequence MRATPHLPAPDRPTGPAPTGTDRPARAPSSARRAAALGSGAALVVAGLLVGPAAHAAPTPSGGPGEVRDLGREVLADGDGWASWHGTTRPDGRVVEARGTTGGAAAEPAEVHVVQTWAQLRDALAGRPGGTQTDARTSTTPRVIYVRGTLDAFTAADGTPLTCDDFASQVTVAGTGEPFSMDDYIAHYDPEGPWGRVDPSGPLEDARVAAAAVQARATQQHVGSNVTIVGVGPGAGITGANLRIRDASNVIVRNLTLSDAYDCFPQWDPGDTAAGNWNSAYDNLSVWSSTSVWADHLTLDDGENPPSSLPTVFGRPFEVHDGLLDVTHGSDLVTVSWNHFDDHDKTSIVGSSDSRLQDRGQHRVTYHHNRWTDIGQRAPRVRFGDVHVYNNLYEQTREGHFVYWWGAGIESSIVAENNAVELVDGVDPARVVTEWKGTQLLETGTLVDGAPADLVAAFNATAPRPLAPTARWTPAEHYDPQVQATQDVAEAVRAGAGATLPSGTPVAERAPDAPRLTHDNGWGTGLHDGDYTITSTLWWGQNATVLRLYEDGVLVDAQAVDGGSPARQQATFAITGRTDGTRTYVVEALNPWDTARSAPLTVTVRDAAPGRPTVTVGPVRDGSATATTTLWWGTNGTELVVLVDGVEVDRQVLEARTPHRQRATTTLTGLTAGTHEVVARLVNAAGATDSAPVRVVVPG is encoded by the coding sequence ATGCGCGCCACCCCCCACCTGCCCGCACCCGACCGGCCCACCGGCCCCGCCCCGACCGGCACCGACCGGCCGGCCCGCGCACCGTCGTCCGCCCGCCGGGCCGCCGCGCTCGGCAGCGGCGCGGCCCTGGTCGTCGCCGGCCTGCTCGTCGGCCCCGCCGCGCACGCCGCCCCGACCCCCTCGGGCGGCCCGGGCGAGGTGCGGGACCTGGGCCGGGAGGTGCTCGCCGACGGTGACGGCTGGGCGTCCTGGCACGGCACCACCCGTCCCGACGGGCGGGTCGTCGAGGCGCGGGGCACGACCGGCGGCGCCGCGGCCGAGCCCGCCGAGGTCCACGTCGTGCAGACCTGGGCCCAGCTGCGCGACGCCCTCGCGGGCCGGCCCGGCGGCACCCAGACCGACGCGCGCACGAGCACCACGCCCCGCGTGATCTACGTGCGCGGGACGCTCGACGCGTTCACCGCAGCCGACGGCACGCCGCTGACCTGCGACGACTTTGCGTCCCAGGTGACCGTCGCCGGCACCGGCGAGCCGTTCTCGATGGACGACTACATCGCGCACTACGACCCCGAGGGCCCGTGGGGCCGCGTGGACCCCAGCGGCCCGCTGGAGGACGCCCGCGTCGCGGCCGCGGCCGTGCAGGCCCGGGCGACCCAGCAGCACGTCGGGTCGAACGTGACCATCGTCGGGGTCGGCCCCGGCGCCGGGATCACCGGCGCGAACCTGCGGATCCGCGACGCGTCCAACGTCATCGTGCGGAACCTGACCCTCTCCGACGCGTACGACTGCTTCCCGCAGTGGGACCCGGGCGACACCGCCGCCGGCAACTGGAACTCCGCGTACGACAACCTGTCCGTCTGGTCGTCCACCAGCGTGTGGGCGGACCACCTCACGCTCGACGACGGCGAGAACCCGCCGAGCTCGCTGCCCACGGTCTTCGGACGCCCCTTCGAGGTGCACGACGGGCTGCTCGACGTCACGCACGGCTCGGACCTCGTGACCGTGTCCTGGAACCACTTCGACGACCACGACAAGACGAGCATCGTCGGCTCCTCGGACTCACGCCTGCAGGACCGCGGCCAGCACCGCGTCACCTACCACCACAACCGGTGGACGGACATCGGCCAGCGCGCTCCCCGCGTGCGGTTCGGCGACGTGCACGTCTACAACAACCTGTACGAGCAGACCCGCGAAGGTCACTTCGTGTACTGGTGGGGCGCCGGCATCGAGTCGAGCATCGTCGCGGAGAACAACGCGGTCGAGCTCGTCGACGGCGTCGACCCGGCCCGCGTCGTGACGGAGTGGAAGGGCACCCAGCTGCTCGAGACGGGCACCCTGGTCGACGGCGCGCCCGCCGACCTGGTCGCCGCGTTCAACGCCACCGCACCGCGACCCCTGGCGCCGACGGCACGGTGGACGCCCGCCGAGCACTACGACCCGCAGGTCCAGGCGACGCAGGACGTCGCCGAGGCCGTGCGTGCCGGCGCGGGCGCCACCCTGCCCTCGGGCACGCCCGTCGCCGAGCGCGCGCCCGACGCACCCCGGCTGACCCACGACAACGGGTGGGGCACCGGCCTGCACGACGGCGACTACACGATCACCTCCACCCTGTGGTGGGGGCAGAACGCCACCGTGCTGCGCCTGTACGAGGACGGGGTCCTCGTGGACGCGCAGGCCGTCGACGGGGGCTCGCCCGCCCGGCAGCAGGCGACCTTCGCGATCACCGGACGCACCGACGGGACGCGCACGTACGTCGTCGAGGCGCTCAACCCCTGGGACACCGCGCGCTCGGCACCCCTCACGGTGACCGTGCGCGACGCCGCCCCCGGCCGCCCGACCGTCACGGTCGGACCCGTGCGCGACGGGTCCGCGACCGCCACGACGACCCTGTGGTGGGGCACGAACGGCACCGAGCTCGTCGTCCTCGTCGACGGCGTCGAGGTCGACCGGCAGGTGCTCGAGGCCCGCACCCCGCACCGGCAGCGGGCCACCACCACCCTCACCGGCCTGACCGCAGGCACGCACGAGGTGGTCGCCCGCCTGGTCAACGCGGCCGGCGCGACGGACAGCGCTCCCGTCCGGGTGGTCGTGCCCGGCTGA
- a CDS encoding D-alanyl-D-alanine carboxypeptidase family protein, which translates to MRRRPGDQGAGPARALARAVPVAVVAGGLLLTAPLAASAGPGEDVLRPGETLAPGQALLAPGGAQTLVVQPDGSLGLYGLDGVARWSTGAGVPGSRLTATDAGDVVLTAPDQTVVWSTATTAAGSVLRVQDDGEVVVVDGGGAVHWSAGTALVPSSLRAPARLAAGGTLASPDGRHLLVVDEGGDVRLLGPDGRERWSTATQGDGVGLELRANGNLVVADEDGERLWRSRTAGQDATTLTLQDDGNLVLARDDGSVVWSSGTPVGPSRLGPGGSMAAPASLGSPSGHVRVDVRDGRLVVASDGEPVWASDQDVPGVQVRVGEDGDVVLLDAAGEPVWRTGTAGQPGAALVVEDQALLLRAADGATLWQVAVPEPPAPAGVQPTRCEDVDGPVAQEATVVTRAGIRVHPCLADALDAMLAAAADDGVVLQGGGWRSAEQQVALRRAHCGASPEAVHEAPASACTPSTARPGTSRHERGLAVDLTQGGRSLTASSTGYAWLVEHAHAYGLENLPGEPWHWSVDGR; encoded by the coding sequence ATGCGACGGCGACCGGGGGACCAGGGCGCCGGCCCGGCGCGTGCGCTCGCGCGGGCGGTGCCGGTGGCCGTGGTGGCCGGCGGGCTGCTCCTGACCGCACCGCTCGCCGCGTCGGCCGGGCCGGGGGAGGACGTGCTGCGCCCCGGCGAGACCCTGGCGCCGGGGCAGGCGCTGCTCGCGCCCGGCGGTGCGCAGACCCTCGTGGTCCAGCCCGACGGCTCGCTCGGCCTCTACGGGCTCGACGGCGTCGCCCGCTGGTCCACGGGCGCCGGGGTGCCGGGGTCGCGCCTGACCGCCACCGACGCCGGCGACGTCGTCCTCACGGCTCCCGACCAGACGGTGGTGTGGAGCACCGCGACCACGGCGGCGGGCTCGGTGCTGCGCGTGCAGGACGACGGCGAGGTCGTCGTGGTCGACGGCGGTGGGGCCGTGCACTGGTCGGCCGGCACGGCCCTGGTGCCCTCGTCGCTGCGCGCGCCGGCGCGGCTCGCCGCCGGTGGCACGCTGGCGTCCCCCGACGGCCGGCACCTGCTGGTCGTCGACGAGGGCGGCGACGTGCGCCTGCTCGGCCCGGACGGTCGCGAGCGCTGGTCGACCGCGACGCAGGGCGACGGCGTGGGCCTCGAGCTGCGGGCGAACGGGAACCTCGTCGTGGCCGACGAGGACGGTGAGCGGCTGTGGCGCAGCCGCACCGCCGGGCAGGACGCCACGACGCTGACGCTCCAGGACGACGGCAACCTCGTGCTCGCACGCGACGACGGGTCGGTGGTCTGGAGCAGCGGCACGCCCGTCGGGCCGTCGCGGCTCGGGCCGGGCGGGTCGATGGCGGCCCCGGCGTCGCTCGGGTCGCCGTCGGGCCACGTGCGGGTCGACGTGCGGGACGGGCGTCTGGTCGTGGCCTCCGACGGCGAACCCGTGTGGGCCTCGGACCAGGACGTGCCCGGCGTGCAGGTGCGCGTCGGCGAGGACGGTGACGTGGTGCTGCTCGACGCCGCGGGGGAGCCCGTGTGGCGCACGGGGACCGCCGGGCAGCCCGGGGCGGCGCTCGTCGTGGAGGACCAGGCCCTGCTGCTGCGGGCCGCCGACGGCGCGACCCTGTGGCAGGTCGCCGTCCCCGAGCCGCCGGCTCCGGCCGGGGTGCAGCCGACCCGCTGCGAGGACGTCGACGGGCCTGTCGCGCAGGAGGCCACCGTCGTGACGCGGGCGGGGATCCGCGTCCACCCCTGCCTGGCCGACGCGCTGGACGCCATGCTCGCCGCGGCCGCCGACGACGGGGTGGTGCTGCAGGGCGGCGGGTGGCGCAGCGCCGAGCAGCAGGTCGCCCTGCGGCGGGCGCACTGCGGCGCGTCGCCGGAGGCGGTGCACGAGGCCCCCGCGAGCGCGTGCACCCCGAGCACGGCGCGCCCGGGCACGTCGCGGCACGAGCGCGGCCTGGCCGTCGACCTCACGCAGGGGGGTCGGTCGCTGACGGCGTCGTCGACGGGGTACGCGTGGCTGGTCGAGCACGCGCACGCGTACGGCCTGGAGAACCTGCCGGGCGAGCCGTGGCACTGGAGCGTCGACGGTCGGTGA
- a CDS encoding metal-dependent transcriptional regulator produces MSVESPAPLSAVVQDYLKVIWGAQEWSATPVTTKLLATRLGVGASTVSETVRRLADAGLVSHRPYGAVELTDAGRAHAVAMVRRHRLLETYLVERMGYGWDEVHDEAEVLEHAVSDRFVERVAELLGHPDRDPHGDPIPGPDGTVHLPDAHPMWEVPAGPYTVARISDADPELLRYLEGVGVVLDARVDLDERRAVTGVVSVQVMAGAPAATAGRVELGEVAARAIWLAHVR; encoded by the coding sequence GTGAGCGTGGAGAGCCCCGCACCGCTGAGTGCCGTCGTGCAGGACTACCTCAAGGTCATCTGGGGTGCGCAGGAGTGGTCGGCGACGCCGGTGACGACCAAGCTGCTGGCGACCCGTCTCGGGGTCGGTGCGTCGACGGTGTCCGAGACGGTACGGCGGCTCGCCGACGCCGGGCTGGTGAGCCACCGCCCCTACGGTGCGGTCGAGCTCACCGACGCGGGGCGCGCGCACGCCGTGGCGATGGTGCGTCGGCACCGCCTCCTGGAGACGTACCTCGTCGAGCGCATGGGCTACGGCTGGGACGAGGTCCACGACGAGGCGGAGGTGCTCGAGCACGCGGTGAGCGACCGCTTCGTCGAGCGGGTCGCCGAGCTGCTGGGGCACCCCGACCGGGACCCGCACGGCGACCCGATCCCGGGCCCGGACGGCACCGTGCACCTGCCCGACGCCCACCCCATGTGGGAGGTGCCGGCCGGTCCCTACACGGTGGCGCGGATCTCCGACGCCGACCCCGAGCTGCTGCGCTACCTCGAGGGCGTGGGCGTCGTGCTCGACGCGCGCGTCGACCTCGACGAGCGGCGTGCCGTGACCGGTGTGGTGAGCGTGCAGGTGATGGCGGGCGCACCGGCCGCGACGGCCGGTCGGGTCGAGCTGGGGGAGGTCGCGGCGCGGGCGATCTGGCTCGCGCACGTGCGCTGA
- a CDS encoding metallophosphoesterase, which translates to MNRPTPPADPPGRPSARSAGAWRDVLASPRLDPRGWWRAVRAVPASRWRRGAALGVVALLAAGTFGVTTASVQASLGPHLARYDVTTDATVTIDLGPLGTLQIDSPLPLTLGVRATVQEIPADLTELTQATTLQALSGDLAAYLQFFSGPEAAVQDVAIALAQDAALRTGLALLVLVGAGLGLGALLGGARRRDLRAAVHARRRAIAGGTAVVLAGATVLTSSLAPDDRPTVTRTTSAVFDGTPLAGARVTGRLGGVIDTYGGYAVDVWRQNEQFYQAADDALVVAWGSWQAEQDALVQGATGDGATPGATAGAGSDAVGPTFAASLEPTGSPTAAAAPPTATATPTEGPVVDPVVLVLVSDLHCNVGMAQVMGTLATLAEADAVIDAGDTTMNGTSVEQYCVTSFARAVPAGVPLVTSPGNHDSAETSRVYARAGATVLDGSVVEVAGLRLLGDSDPNETRIGGGTSTAAEESAPEAGRRLAEVACDDGDVDLLVIHTPTVGDQALEDGCVPAQVSGHYHRRVGPEPVGAGVRYISSSTAGATLGQPTVGPLRGVATLTVLRADRETGALLDLQVVEVTPQATVTVRDREPWPPLPEPVEEDGASADPTDGPTGGATAETTGGPTPRPTGTGGTGGG; encoded by the coding sequence ATGAACCGTCCCACTCCTCCGGCAGACCCGCCCGGACGCCCGTCCGCACGGTCCGCCGGTGCGTGGCGGGACGTCCTCGCCTCGCCCCGGCTGGACCCGCGCGGCTGGTGGCGCGCGGTCCGCGCCGTGCCGGCGTCCCGGTGGCGCCGCGGCGCCGCGCTGGGCGTGGTGGCCCTGCTCGCAGCGGGCACGTTCGGGGTGACGACGGCCTCGGTGCAGGCGTCGCTCGGGCCCCACCTGGCGCGGTACGACGTGACCACCGACGCGACGGTGACCATCGACCTCGGGCCGCTCGGCACGTTGCAGATCGACTCCCCGCTGCCGCTGACGCTCGGCGTGCGGGCCACCGTGCAGGAGATCCCCGCCGACCTGACCGAGCTGACGCAGGCGACGACGCTGCAGGCCCTGTCGGGCGACCTCGCGGCGTACCTGCAGTTCTTCTCCGGCCCCGAGGCCGCGGTGCAGGATGTCGCGATCGCGCTCGCGCAGGACGCGGCGCTGCGCACGGGCCTGGCGCTGCTCGTCCTGGTCGGTGCGGGCCTGGGCCTGGGGGCGCTCCTCGGCGGGGCGCGGCGCCGCGACCTGCGCGCGGCCGTGCACGCACGGCGGCGGGCGATCGCCGGGGGCACGGCGGTGGTCCTCGCCGGGGCTACCGTCCTCACGTCCAGCCTCGCCCCCGACGACCGGCCGACCGTGACGCGCACGACGTCGGCGGTGTTCGACGGGACGCCGCTGGCGGGGGCGCGGGTCACCGGTCGGCTCGGCGGTGTGATCGACACGTACGGCGGCTACGCGGTGGACGTGTGGCGGCAGAACGAGCAGTTCTACCAGGCGGCCGACGACGCGCTCGTCGTCGCGTGGGGCTCGTGGCAGGCGGAGCAGGACGCCCTGGTGCAGGGCGCGACCGGCGACGGGGCGACCCCTGGGGCGACGGCCGGAGCCGGGTCGGACGCCGTGGGGCCGACCTTCGCGGCGAGCCTGGAGCCGACGGGGTCGCCCACAGCCGCTGCCGCGCCCCCGACCGCCACGGCCACGCCCACCGAGGGTCCGGTCGTGGACCCCGTCGTCCTCGTCCTCGTCTCGGACCTGCACTGCAACGTGGGCATGGCCCAGGTGATGGGCACCCTCGCGACCCTCGCCGAGGCGGACGCCGTGATCGACGCGGGCGACACGACGATGAACGGCACGTCCGTCGAGCAGTACTGCGTGACCTCCTTCGCGCGGGCCGTGCCCGCCGGGGTGCCGCTCGTCACGTCGCCGGGCAACCACGACTCCGCCGAGACGTCGCGCGTGTACGCCCGGGCGGGCGCGACGGTGCTCGACGGCTCGGTCGTCGAGGTCGCGGGGCTGCGGCTGCTCGGCGACTCCGACCCGAACGAGACGCGGATCGGCGGCGGCACGAGCACCGCCGCCGAGGAGAGCGCCCCCGAGGCGGGACGCCGCCTGGCGGAGGTCGCGTGCGACGACGGGGACGTCGACCTGCTCGTGATCCACACCCCGACCGTCGGCGACCAGGCCCTCGAGGACGGGTGCGTGCCGGCGCAGGTGTCGGGGCACTACCACCGGCGCGTCGGGCCCGAGCCCGTGGGCGCCGGGGTGCGGTACATCAGCTCGAGCACCGCGGGCGCGACGCTCGGGCAGCCCACCGTCGGACCGCTGCGGGGCGTCGCGACGCTGACCGTGCTGCGGGCCGACCGCGAGACGGGGGCGCTGCTCGACCTGCAGGTCGTCGAGGTGACCCCGCAGGCGACCGTGACGGTCCGCGACCGCGAGCCCTGGCCCCCGCTGCCGGAGCCCGTCGAGGAGGACGGCGCGTCGGCGGACCCGACCGACGGCCCGACCGGCGGTGCGACGGCGGAGACCACCGGCGGACCCACGCCCCGCCCGACCGGGACCGGGGGCACCGGCGGCGGGTGA